A genomic region of Catalinimonas niigatensis contains the following coding sequences:
- the fbp gene encoding class 1 fructose-bisphosphatase: MTNNLGLPVGTTLDRFIKRNQEDFPYASGELSQLLRDIALAGKILNKEINHAGLDNIIGDMGETNVQGENQQKLDVVADIRFTRALRNGGEVCAIVSEENEEIVHLNPNSKYLVAIDPLDGSSNIDVNVSIGTIFSIYRRKSPLGSAATVEDVLQSGRDQVAAGYLLYGSSTMLVYTTGNKVNGFTYEPSLGEFFLSHRNMCIPKDGEIFSINEGYYNDYEEEIKAYVLSCKERHYSARYIGSLVGDFHRNLLKGGIYLYPSTKKNPSGKLRLLYECNALAFIAEQAGGKATNGKQAILDILPETFHQRTPFLVGSPMMVDEVMENLKKVTSGK; encoded by the coding sequence ATGACAAATAATTTAGGGCTTCCGGTAGGAACGACATTGGACAGATTCATTAAGAGGAATCAGGAAGACTTTCCTTATGCTTCAGGTGAGTTATCTCAACTCTTGCGTGATATTGCTCTGGCAGGAAAAATATTGAACAAAGAGATCAACCATGCCGGGCTGGATAACATTATTGGAGACATGGGAGAAACCAATGTTCAGGGAGAAAATCAGCAAAAGTTGGATGTAGTAGCTGATATTCGGTTTACCCGTGCTTTGCGCAACGGCGGAGAGGTTTGTGCTATCGTATCAGAAGAGAATGAAGAAATTGTCCACCTCAATCCTAACTCTAAATACCTGGTAGCCATAGACCCATTGGATGGTTCATCCAATATTGATGTAAATGTTTCCATCGGTACAATCTTCTCTATTTATCGTCGGAAGTCTCCTCTGGGTTCAGCAGCAACGGTAGAAGATGTGCTCCAATCTGGTCGCGATCAGGTGGCTGCTGGTTATCTGCTTTATGGGTCATCTACTATGCTGGTCTATACTACTGGCAATAAGGTAAATGGCTTTACCTACGAACCCTCTCTGGGTGAGTTTTTTCTTTCTCACAGAAATATGTGCATTCCAAAGGATGGTGAAATATTTTCTATCAATGAAGGATATTATAATGATTATGAGGAAGAGATAAAAGCATATGTTCTAAGCTGTAAAGAGCGTCATTACTCAGCTCGCTATATTGGTTCACTGGTAGGTGATTTTCATCGTAATTTATTGAAAGGGGGAATTTATTTATATCCATCTACAAAGAAAAATCCATCTGGCAAGCTCAGGTTACTCTACGAGTGCAATGCCCTGGCTTTTATTGCTGAACAGGCTGGGGGCAAGGCTACGAATGGTAAGCAAGCTATACTGGATATTTTGCCAGAAACTTTTCACCAGAGGACTCCTTTCCTGGTGGGTTCGCCGATGATGGTGGATGAGGTGATGGAAAACCTTAAGAAAGTAACTTCCGGTAAATAG
- a CDS encoding acyl-CoA dehydrogenase family protein has protein sequence MDTLAKKQAINGGEFLIKETEAKDIFIPEEFSEEQQMMAQATQDFIEKEIKPNVERMDSMEPGFMPGMLDKAGELGLLGISIPEAYGGLGMSFNTSMLIADVLGSAGSFSTAYGAHTGIGTLPILYYGTEEQKQKYLPLLASGEWKACYCLTEPDAGSDANSGKTKAVLTEDGKHYKITGQKMWISNAGFADLFIVFARIENDKYLTAFIVEKSFGGITMNEEEKKMGIKGSSTRQVFFNDTLVPVENMLSDRGNGFKIAVNILNIGRIKLGAGVIGGCKEVVSDSVRYANERKQFGVSISSFGAIKQKLANMATMIYATEAAVYRAGQDIEDRIHALIDSGMPEAEAKLKGVEQFAIECAIMKIHGSEVLDYCVDEGVQIYGGMGFSAEAPMERAYRDARISRIYEGTNEINRMLLVGMTLKRAMKGEINLLGPAMAVGKELTSVPDFSTKDLTGTFGKEKEVLKNLKKAVLMVAGKAAQDLATKLDDEQEILMNIADMMIEIYAAESTLLRTEKLAGIKGEEACRQQINMAQLYLYMAVDKINGSGKEAIVSFAKGDEQRVMLMGLKRFTKIDLYNVKELRRSIAEYLIDKNAYAF, from the coding sequence ATGGATACACTTGCTAAAAAACAAGCAATTAACGGCGGTGAGTTTCTCATCAAAGAAACTGAAGCCAAAGACATCTTTATTCCTGAAGAATTTAGCGAAGAGCAGCAGATGATGGCCCAGGCCACCCAGGATTTTATTGAGAAGGAGATCAAGCCCAATGTAGAGCGAATGGATAGCATGGAACCTGGATTTATGCCTGGCATGCTGGATAAAGCTGGTGAACTGGGATTACTAGGTATTTCAATTCCCGAAGCATATGGTGGGTTAGGCATGAGTTTCAATACCTCTATGCTTATAGCTGATGTACTGGGTTCTGCAGGTTCATTCTCCACTGCTTATGGAGCGCATACGGGTATTGGTACGCTTCCCATTTTATATTACGGAACAGAAGAACAAAAGCAAAAGTACCTTCCCTTACTAGCCAGTGGAGAATGGAAAGCATGTTATTGTCTTACTGAGCCTGATGCAGGATCAGACGCAAATTCAGGCAAGACCAAAGCAGTACTTACTGAAGATGGTAAGCACTATAAAATTACTGGACAAAAGATGTGGATTTCCAATGCCGGTTTTGCAGATCTTTTCATCGTATTTGCCCGCATAGAAAATGACAAGTATCTCACAGCTTTTATTGTAGAGAAGTCATTCGGTGGTATTACCATGAATGAGGAAGAGAAAAAAATGGGTATCAAGGGGTCTTCTACCCGCCAGGTATTTTTTAACGATACTTTGGTGCCAGTAGAAAATATGCTTTCTGATCGTGGTAACGGTTTCAAAATAGCAGTTAATATTCTAAACATCGGACGGATCAAACTTGGTGCTGGGGTGATCGGAGGTTGTAAAGAAGTGGTGAGTGACTCTGTCCGATACGCCAATGAACGCAAACAGTTTGGCGTATCAATTTCCAGCTTTGGGGCCATTAAGCAAAAATTAGCCAATATGGCTACAATGATTTATGCTACCGAAGCTGCTGTTTATCGTGCCGGACAGGATATTGAAGATCGTATACACGCGCTCATCGACAGTGGTATGCCTGAGGCTGAAGCGAAGCTTAAAGGAGTAGAACAGTTCGCCATTGAATGTGCTATCATGAAAATTCATGGCTCAGAAGTGTTGGATTACTGCGTAGATGAGGGTGTCCAGATTTATGGAGGTATGGGATTTTCTGCGGAAGCACCTATGGAAAGGGCTTATCGTGATGCCCGGATTTCCAGAATTTACGAAGGTACGAATGAGATCAATCGTATGCTACTGGTAGGTATGACACTTAAGCGTGCCATGAAGGGTGAAATTAACCTCCTCGGTCCTGCTATGGCAGTAGGCAAAGAGTTAACTTCTGTTCCGGATTTTAGTACCAAAGACCTGACAGGAACATTTGGTAAAGAAAAAGAAGTGCTGAAAAATCTGAAAAAAGCTGTACTGATGGTTGCTGGAAAAGCTGCTCAGGATTTAGCCACAAAACTGGATGACGAACAGGAAATCCTGATGAATATTGCAGACATGATGATTGAGATTTATGCTGCCGAGTCTACTTTGCTCCGGACTGAGAAACTGGCTGGCATCAAAGGAGAGGAAGCTTGTCGTCAGCAAATCAATATGGCTCAGCTATATCTTTATATGGCAGTAGACAAAATTAACGGTAGCGGAAAAGAAGCTATCGTCTCCTTTGCCAAAGGAGATGAGCAAAGAGTGATGCTGATGGGACTCAAACGCTTTACTAAAATAGATCTTTATAATGTGAAAGAACTGAGAAGATCTATCGCGGAATACCTGATAGATAAGAATGCATATGCATTTTAA
- a CDS encoding low molecular weight protein-tyrosine-phosphatase produces the protein MIHVLFVCLGNICRSPMAEAVFNALLKKEGLQEQIQCDSAGTSNYHIGELPDSRTMDIINEYNLSLQHLGRQFLADDFEKFDYIIAMDQSNRDNILKLEKKGREKGYKVFLMREFEDDAVDMDVPDPYWSAQDGFTEVYNILWRSSQNLLDYIRKEHQL, from the coding sequence ATGATTCATGTTTTGTTTGTCTGCTTGGGAAATATATGCCGCTCTCCTATGGCAGAAGCGGTTTTTAATGCTCTGTTAAAAAAAGAAGGTTTGCAGGAGCAGATTCAGTGTGATTCTGCCGGAACCTCTAATTATCATATCGGAGAATTACCCGACTCTCGTACTATGGACATTATCAATGAATACAATTTATCACTTCAGCACCTGGGACGACAGTTTTTAGCAGATGATTTTGAGAAATTTGATTATATCATTGCGATGGATCAGAGCAACCGTGATAATATTTTAAAACTTGAAAAGAAAGGAAGGGAAAAAGGCTACAAAGTATTCCTGATGCGTGAGTTTGAAGATGATGCGGTAGACATGGATGTTCCCGATCCTTACTGGAGTGCTCAGGATGGTTTTACAGAAGTGTACAATATTTTGTGGAGAAGCTCTCAAAATTTATTAGATTATATCAGGAAAGAGCACCAGCTATAA
- a CDS encoding class I SAM-dependent methyltransferase: MNLPSFQRIAPYYDGLAKLVFGNAIDNAQKAFFSLIPEGSSLLIIGGGSGKILPDLMNQIKPKHITYIEASSNMLSKAEKQYQYIKKTLLYPVDMCFIYGTEKDIPADAQYDVLMTFFLLDLYTNDEARELTSVLSAHLKASGSWLFADFCIRGSSSRQRWQRMLLKSMYLFFKFTSNLQNQSLPDYQRIFKELQYFPMQQKFFYKEFIASTIYRKLLS; this comes from the coding sequence ATGAACCTTCCTTCTTTTCAGCGTATAGCTCCTTATTATGATGGTCTAGCAAAGCTGGTCTTTGGCAATGCCATTGATAATGCACAAAAAGCTTTTTTTTCCCTGATCCCGGAGGGTAGTTCATTATTAATTATAGGAGGGGGTAGTGGCAAAATATTACCTGACCTGATGAACCAAATAAAACCTAAGCATATCACTTACATAGAAGCCTCATCCAATATGTTAAGTAAGGCTGAAAAGCAATACCAGTATATAAAAAAGACTTTACTCTATCCTGTGGATATGTGCTTTATTTATGGTACAGAAAAGGATATTCCGGCTGATGCACAATACGATGTATTGATGACTTTTTTTTTATTGGATTTATATACTAATGACGAAGCCCGAGAACTAACTTCAGTACTTTCTGCTCATCTTAAAGCTTCAGGAAGCTGGCTTTTCGCTGATTTTTGTATACGGGGCAGTAGCAGCAGGCAGCGCTGGCAAAGAATGCTTCTAAAAAGCATGTACCTGTTCTTCAAATTTACCAGCAATCTACAAAATCAGTCACTACCTGACTATCAGCGCATTTTTAAAGAACTACAGTATTTTCCTATGCAGCAAAAATTTTTCTACAAAGAATTTATTGCTAGTACTATTTACCGGAAGTTACTTTCTTAA
- a CDS encoding formate/nitrite transporter family protein, protein MAKDSKIAEEQRELVQQKEGGEILKEQIQMALTEYRRHNKALFLSAFSGGLEIGFSLLLMATLYTMFIDETTASNLNILLGFAYPIGFIFVILGRSELFTEHTNLAVLPVLNGSVRIINLLELWGIIFIGNLIGGYLFSIILTQMGPAMGMITLESLYYFAHKMVQYSWPITLGSAIFAGWLMGLLSWLVTSSKDSISRIFVIILVTAIIGICGLHHSIVGSVEVFSGMIVDKRITLTDYLHFQVFATLGNIVGGTVFVAIVKYSHLGNTNLISSHLRKRKAGK, encoded by the coding sequence ATGGCAAAAGATTCCAAAATCGCAGAAGAGCAACGAGAGTTAGTACAACAAAAAGAAGGGGGTGAAATTCTAAAAGAACAAATCCAAATGGCTTTAACAGAATATCGGCGCCATAATAAAGCCTTATTTCTTTCAGCTTTTTCGGGAGGGTTGGAAATTGGATTTAGTCTGCTCTTAATGGCAACACTTTATACCATGTTTATTGATGAGACTACAGCATCTAACCTGAACATACTTTTGGGTTTTGCCTATCCCATAGGATTTATCTTTGTAATATTAGGTCGGTCAGAGTTATTTACTGAGCATACTAACCTGGCTGTACTACCAGTGCTAAATGGATCTGTGAGAATAATTAACCTACTTGAACTTTGGGGTATTATTTTCATTGGCAATTTAATAGGCGGATACCTTTTTAGTATTATTCTTACTCAAATGGGGCCTGCTATGGGTATGATCACCCTAGAAAGTCTCTACTATTTTGCTCATAAAATGGTACAGTACAGTTGGCCTATCACTTTGGGGAGTGCCATCTTTGCAGGATGGCTGATGGGATTACTCTCCTGGCTTGTTACCTCTTCCAAAGATAGCATCAGCCGGATTTTTGTCATTATTCTAGTCACTGCAATCATTGGTATTTGCGGACTTCATCACTCCATTGTGGGTTCTGTTGAGGTATTTTCAGGTATGATTGTTGACAAAAGAATTACCCTGACAGATTACCTTCATTTTCAGGTTTTTGCCACATTGGGTAATATCGTTGGAGGAACTGTATTTGTAGCCATAGTCAAATATAGTCACTTAGGAAATACTAATTTGATTAGTTCACATCTAAGAAAAAGAAAAGCCGGAAAGTAA
- a CDS encoding PspC domain-containing protein, with amino-acid sequence MKKNISINISGIIFHVEEDGYELLKNYLESIGRYFSTYEDSKEITDDIESRIAEIFLSKLSNYKQVITREDVEGVIKTMGSVEDFAAAEAMEEDTSYRANYSRPAYETYEDEETYGRKRLYRDTERKVLGGVAAGIAHYFKTDPLWIRLCFLIFFFADTFASFGTITLVTYIVLWIVLPGNSTLSQSAKVKKLFRNPDDKVIGGVSGGIAAYFGSDPTVIRLLFVLSIFLGGSGLLIYVILWIITPEAKTLTDKMQMKGEPVTLTNIESSIKKNFSVDDDGEESLLLKIILFPFRLIAMIINALGRALGPFLSLLGDLTRIFAGLLLILIGGACVFGLLISGGVLLGLSTFDPVIDGEIPLRMLQESVPATASVFSFLVVFIPAVALIIGGIAIIVKRRLLSSTVGWSALGLWFFAIIGLSITVPQVVMDFRERARYTTNEIFKLSGATAILTLGDYPDSEDFARPRLILRGHEEDVFEIEKQFEARGRNRKAAIEYAQMVSYNVEVEDSIIRFPPAFSFNEGAKFRNQEVEVTLYIPYQQPFMIDRELNLILRNTLYQDGFSISDVRDNTFMFTEEGLRCITCKERENLDEQIDSIPNASSAASGDFAKVFEVSDFEALNIEGPFRVNVQQGATYNLSISAEENVVDDIAVETENRSLELRYTKSFVKDDNELIEVTLTMPRLNELRLNANVQLNAENINTDRLNIDLAGSSEAFIKTNSQAISLNMRGASSLKLYGDGQQLNAVLSGASRLDGTEMSIVNASLETSGAAKAKVNVSGDLNADAEDSSRIEYEGDPQLNVSSGSEGKVSKYTPI; translated from the coding sequence GTAGCGTAGAGGATTTTGCAGCAGCAGAAGCCATGGAAGAGGACACCTCTTACCGGGCTAACTACAGTCGTCCCGCCTATGAAACCTATGAAGATGAGGAAACCTACGGGCGTAAGCGTCTTTATCGAGACACTGAACGTAAAGTGCTGGGCGGAGTAGCTGCCGGAATAGCGCACTATTTCAAAACCGATCCATTGTGGATTCGTCTCTGCTTCCTGATCTTTTTCTTTGCCGATACTTTTGCTTCCTTTGGAACGATCACGCTAGTCACGTATATCGTGCTGTGGATTGTACTGCCCGGCAATAGTACTCTGAGCCAGAGTGCGAAGGTCAAAAAGCTCTTTCGTAATCCTGACGATAAAGTAATAGGAGGAGTTTCAGGAGGTATCGCAGCTTATTTTGGCTCAGATCCGACAGTAATCCGACTATTATTTGTCCTGAGTATTTTCTTGGGAGGTTCTGGTTTGCTGATTTATGTTATCCTCTGGATTATCACTCCAGAGGCTAAAACGCTTACCGACAAAATGCAAATGAAAGGTGAGCCGGTTACTTTGACCAACATAGAGTCCAGTATAAAAAAAAACTTTAGTGTAGATGATGATGGAGAGGAAAGCCTTCTGCTAAAGATTATTTTATTTCCTTTCCGCCTCATTGCCATGATCATCAACGCACTCGGAAGAGCTTTAGGCCCCTTTCTGAGTCTATTGGGTGACTTGACCAGAATATTTGCCGGATTGCTACTGATCCTGATCGGCGGTGCATGTGTGTTTGGCTTACTAATATCAGGAGGTGTTCTGCTGGGCCTCTCTACTTTTGACCCTGTCATTGATGGAGAAATACCCCTTCGTATGTTGCAGGAAAGTGTTCCGGCCACGGCTTCAGTATTCTCGTTCCTCGTAGTATTTATCCCGGCGGTAGCGCTGATCATCGGAGGGATAGCCATCATTGTCAAAAGAAGGTTGCTTAGTTCAACAGTGGGATGGAGTGCACTAGGTTTATGGTTTTTTGCAATAATCGGTTTAAGTATCACTGTACCTCAGGTGGTGATGGACTTTAGAGAAAGAGCCAGATATACTACCAACGAAATATTTAAACTCAGCGGGGCTACAGCCATTCTCACCCTGGGTGACTATCCGGATAGTGAAGATTTTGCCCGCCCCAGACTCATCCTAAGAGGACACGAGGAAGATGTGTTTGAGATTGAAAAACAATTTGAGGCCAGAGGAAGAAACAGAAAAGCTGCTATAGAATATGCTCAAATGGTATCTTATAATGTAGAAGTAGAAGATTCTATCATCCGTTTTCCACCCGCTTTTTCTTTCAATGAAGGGGCAAAGTTCAGAAATCAGGAAGTAGAAGTAACTTTGTATATTCCATACCAACAGCCTTTTATGATAGACCGTGAGTTGAACTTGATCCTTCGTAATACGCTCTACCAAGATGGATTTAGTATATCAGATGTCCGGGACAATACTTTTATGTTCACAGAAGAGGGTTTGAGATGCATTACCTGTAAAGAAAGGGAAAATCTGGATGAGCAGATAGATAGCATTCCTAATGCAAGCTCAGCTGCATCTGGTGATTTTGCCAAAGTCTTTGAGGTCAGTGATTTTGAAGCCCTGAATATTGAGGGGCCTTTCCGGGTAAATGTGCAACAAGGTGCAACTTACAACCTTTCAATTTCTGCTGAAGAAAATGTGGTAGATGATATAGCGGTAGAGACCGAAAACAGATCATTGGAGTTACGGTATACTAAATCATTTGTAAAAGACGATAACGAATTGATTGAAGTAACCTTAACCATGCCCAGACTTAATGAGTTGCGCCTGAATGCTAATGTTCAGTTAAATGCCGAAAATATAAATACTGATCGTTTGAATATTGATTTGGCAGGTTCTAGTGAAGCATTTATTAAAACCAATAGTCAAGCTATTTCTCTTAATATGAGAGGAGCTTCTAGCTTAAAACTTTATGGAGATGGCCAACAACTGAATGCTGTATTGAGCGGAGCTTCGCGTCTTGATGGTACTGAAATGAGCATTGTTAATGCAAGCTTAGAGACTAGTGGTGCTGCGAAAGCTAAAGTAAACGTGAGCGGTGATTTGAATGCAGATGCGGAAGATTCCAGCCGGATTGAATATGAAGGTGACCCCCAGCTTAACGTAAGCAGTGGTAGTGAAGGAAAAGTATCAAAATATACACCTATTTAA